Proteins co-encoded in one Spirosoma endbachense genomic window:
- a CDS encoding FecR family protein, whose translation MSRKKFGQLLQKYLRGECTPAEKAFVEHWYGLIDTEESGQELDMNELENRLWDQIQSKMPKDEPGRVIPFRSTPLRWIGIAASLLLVGWLYFAQRQSSPVNPADSLISLVQGDWVERTNNSTHPLVIRLEDGSAVKLAAHSSLRFPTHFATENRTVYLTGDAFFSVAKMPTRPFYVYVGSVVTKVLGTSFFVRSQSATNQVRVEVVTGRVSVYKETPRKLATTDGVVLSPNQTATFFEEEQHFVTGLVDSPLVIRTSEKEQKPISFQFDDTPLAEVLVRLEQAYGINIEVENDSQKACPLTADLTDQPLYTQLDIICAALKAKYEVKGTTILLTGKGCSD comes from the coding sequence ATGAGCCGAAAAAAATTTGGGCAACTCTTACAGAAATACCTTCGTGGAGAATGTACACCCGCAGAAAAGGCTTTTGTAGAGCACTGGTATGGCTTGATTGATACCGAAGAGTCGGGGCAGGAGCTTGACATGAACGAGCTGGAAAACCGTCTGTGGGACCAGATTCAGAGTAAGATGCCTAAGGACGAACCAGGGCGGGTTATTCCGTTCAGGAGCACTCCTCTTCGATGGATCGGTATTGCGGCATCGCTGCTTTTGGTCGGTTGGTTGTATTTTGCACAGCGTCAGAGTAGTCCTGTCAATCCCGCAGATTCACTGATTTCACTTGTTCAGGGCGACTGGGTTGAGCGAACCAATAACTCCACTCATCCGCTTGTAATCCGCCTTGAAGATGGGAGTGCAGTCAAATTAGCTGCTCATAGTTCACTCCGTTTTCCAACCCATTTTGCGACCGAAAACCGAACGGTTTACCTAACGGGGGATGCCTTCTTTTCAGTGGCGAAAATGCCAACCCGACCTTTTTATGTGTATGTGGGTAGCGTAGTTACGAAGGTATTGGGAACGAGCTTTTTTGTCAGGAGCCAATCGGCTACCAATCAGGTGCGGGTTGAAGTGGTAACGGGGCGGGTTTCTGTTTATAAAGAAACGCCCCGCAAACTGGCAACGACCGACGGAGTTGTCCTGAGCCCGAACCAGACCGCTACGTTTTTCGAAGAAGAACAGCATTTTGTAACGGGCCTTGTCGACTCCCCGCTGGTTATACGAACCTCTGAAAAGGAGCAGAAGCCGATCTCCTTTCAGTTTGACGACACGCCTTTAGCAGAGGTGCTGGTTAGGCTCGAACAGGCATATGGCATCAACATCGAAGTAGAAAATGATAGCCAGAAGGCATGCCCATTAACGGCCGATTTAACCGATCAACCGCTCTACACCCAGTTAGACATCATTTGTGCTGCGCTGAAGGCGAAATACGAAGTGAAAGGAACAACCATCCTGCTAACTGGAAAAGGATGTAGCGACTAG
- a CDS encoding RNA polymerase sigma factor translates to MNLKSLPDEILLIRLRTGDEAAFREIYQRYWKRLYSSARRKIDSQDAVEELVQDIFLKLWERRNELRIERLDAYLFTAVRYATINHIKSTLIHEKYADYAYVHLQEAISTTEEQMDLDELMEAVEKQLNDLPEKTRQIFRLNRLEYQSVKEISSQLKVPERTVEYHLSQAIKALRVYLRDYLLPGIILLLYI, encoded by the coding sequence ATGAATCTTAAATCGCTACCCGATGAAATATTACTTATTCGTCTTCGTACAGGCGATGAGGCTGCTTTTCGGGAGATTTATCAGCGATACTGGAAACGGTTGTATAGCTCTGCCCGCCGTAAAATCGACTCGCAGGATGCGGTTGAAGAACTGGTGCAGGATATATTCCTGAAGTTATGGGAGCGTCGTAACGAGCTGCGGATTGAGCGGCTGGACGCTTACCTGTTTACGGCTGTTCGGTATGCCACGATCAATCATATAAAATCGACGCTGATTCACGAAAAATACGCGGACTACGCCTATGTCCATCTGCAGGAAGCAATATCGACCACCGAAGAGCAGATGGATTTGGATGAACTGATGGAAGCCGTTGAAAAGCAGTTGAATGATCTTCCTGAAAAGACACGTCAGATTTTTAGACTAAACCGCCTGGAATATCAATCCGTCAAGGAAATATCATCCCAGTTAAAAGTACCGGAACGAACGGTTGAGTATCACTTAAGTCAAGCCATTAAAGCACTGCGGGTCTACCTGCGAGACTACCTGTTGCCGGGTATTATCCTGCTACTTTACATATAG